The following DNA comes from Xiphophorus hellerii strain 12219 chromosome 5, Xiphophorus_hellerii-4.1, whole genome shotgun sequence.
aaatatctgaaatactgccaaactgatgacctttcctgttttatccagttttcactccattccgtttttttaagcagttgtgAGGCACAAGTGGAGAAACCTTAAACTGTTACTGCTTACTccacaagttgttgctaggtaaccagagtgagtgagttgctaggcaaccaaagaatgagtgagtgagttgattcTATCAACTTTGCCTAGCTAGCCGTTAGAGGTTGAGCTactaaaaccttttctctgcctacattccccagaatgctgtgcaaaAACTCAATTGGATGttttatctattgatattgatcactgGTCTGTCATAATATGATAGacaagtttttattgttttttttacccagttGTAGTTCGAACCATAATAAACCATTTAGAACAAGGAGTGGATGAAGGAAAAGGCAGCTTGCAGTTTGTCAAATgtccaacattttctttcagaacaaatgtttagtttttcaaagtttCATGAAGTTGCCGCTCGCACTCTTTGCTCCAATGGCAACTTCTCTCTCTTCAGCACAAATCTTGACGGTTTCCAGGCATAAACGACGTGTCCAACAGTTGCTGAAAGCTGGTGGGCAGCTCTTTGTTTTCAGCTTCACGAAGGCTCTCTTCTCACCGGCTGCTGAGCATTTTTCACTCAGAGATTAGACAAATCCCTGCTCCACTCACATGCCTCCACTCCGCGAGGCTTAAGGAGTGTCAATGCATCCTGTTTTTGGAAACGTTAAACCGAAGTCCCGTCCTTCAGCATCCACTGTTGCGCCGCATAAAGGCGTGGCCCCTGACTGGGTAGAACATCTCGATGAAGTTGAGGGGTCCCACCGTGATCTCAGCGGGGCCCAAAGCCTTGAACCCTGACTTCTGGTAGAAGGGAACCAGAAAGTCCTCGCACATCAGGACAGCGCGTCGCACGTAGGGCAGACACCGGAGGTACTGCAGGTAGCGCCACATCAGAATAGAGCCCTTCCCCTGCTGCCTGAAGGTCCGGTGGACGGCGAGGACGTGGATATGGACCGTGGCTCCATGAGGCTTATGGAGAGTCAAAGCATCCTGGAGAACAGAGAGGCAACAGGAGACATGTAGGATTATGCAAGTAAGAGAGAGTCAGCCTCCTTCCAAACTGCCAACATGAGTTACCCTTCCACTAATTTTTAACTCTGTCTGCTTTGGTTACTACcaatgaaaatcaaaacatctcCTTCtcctgtctttttatttgtactAATCAGCGCAAGTATCACTATTAGGGCTGAAATATTGATCAGATTACTGGTGATGAATACATAGGTCCAGCAGGTGAGgaaccgccatcttggtaggcaagctCAAAGCAAAGATGAACCATGGCTTCGACACCAACAAAAAGACCATATTGACACTCTTGACCAATGTGCAGGAGAAAGACATACCAACAAAATCTGTGTTGTCTGGATCGACccatatgagacagataatggaaacatttcaaacGATGTGGACAAGCTACTTCTGATCTAAGGACAGTGTTCACTAGTGAACACTCTTCGTGTAAAACAAAGAGTGTTTACACCATGGAGAAGCGTCTGAAGTCTATGGACGTATACAATCAGTGTTTCAACGGTTTTGTAAGGGACGTACGAACTCGTCATGTGAATAACAAGGCTCCAGCGGCTGGCAGAGTCAGTACATGTAAGCTATAAGCCCATCTTAGCTAGCAGATAAAACCTACATTAGCTgagctaattttgctagttcAGTATTAAGTACTACAATAAATACCACTGATATTTATCATAGTATGATACAGAGTCCGCAAAAATTTTAATAGTTGTAATATACTTACATTGTAATTTAGATAGGAATGaggtgaaaaaaatcagaaaataactaccaagaagaaaaaatagaGTCTAACCCACTTATattaaataattgcatttttgttaTGACATCACTTGGTTATCTTCTGtgatttgtgtttgtctttaatttatccaatttaattacatttttctttcgttttctctctcacactcctttgttcttttttgttgtttgttctcTTTGCTAATTTAATTGGATATTTTGTAGATCAAAACCTTTGGTAGTAAATAATGGTTGTTTTGTATGAACAAATTggtgaataatatttttttaaaaataaccaaaaatctCTTTCAGTCTGTGTCTccagaaatatttcagttaacaaTCGCTATAAACGCCCTCCTCCCCACGCATAAATCTGTTAGTCGTTTTCCCGGCCAGGCAGCCACTGTAGGCGCGCTAAGCTCCGTCTCACCATGGTTAGCCTCTCCTGGTCCCACAGAGAGCCGATGATGAACGCCACCAGCCGCCCCCCCTCGAACCAGCCGAGAGAAAGCTCGGGACACAGCGTGAGGAAGTGACGCACCTCGTCCAGGTGGAGCGGGCACTCTCCGGACACCGAGATGAAGGCTGTAGGTGGAAAAACAATAGAAGAGAATCTTGAGTGGGTTTTTAAACGTTAAAACTATTTCACCTCGAATGTGCCGTTCCTTAGCAACCACTTCCTCACGTGCCGTTCCTTGGCAACCACTCCCTTTAGGTTAAGAAGCTTAGCTTGCTAGCAAGCTTGACCGTAGCATTAGCGCTGTGGCTAAAGTTGGAGATAAAGCTAAAAAGTCTTGCTCCGacaactcagaaatgttttcaaccACAAATATTAGAATATTTCTTAACGTTTACTGAGCTTAGATGTTGGGATTAAGGTCCGAATGtctggtatttttatttaaaaagctgcagtatgtaactttgaTGAAAATACGTTTACTGTCTTGACGGTTTATTATGAGAGACATTCTGTGAAAAATCAAGTGCCTTtacctcctccctgtggtcctacCGCGGAATTATACTGCTCagaaaccaatcagagacaggaaggGGTTTTAGAATTGTCAATCAACTTTGTGTATATGCTGCTCACACCCTTCCTCTATCTTTTTGCTATATTGAAGTTGCTTCCTCATAATGGAGCCCcgatagatatatatatctatatatatatatatctatatatatatataaaatggcCCTAATATGCCGTTGTATGtca
Coding sequences within:
- the aanat1 gene encoding serotonin N-acetyltransferase codes for the protein MSVLGALPFMKPLHHVHSPVPQGRRHTLPASEFRSLSPEDAISVFEIEREAFISVSGECPLHLDEVRHFLTLCPELSLGWFEGGRLVAFIIGSLWDQERLTMDALTLHKPHGATVHIHVLAVHRTFRQQGKGSILMWRYLQYLRCLPYVRRAVLMCEDFLVPFYQKSGFKALGPAEITVGPLNFIEMFYPVRGHAFMRRNSGC